One part of the Spiribacter salinus M19-40 genome encodes these proteins:
- the uvrB gene encoding excinuclease ABC subunit UvrB, which translates to MTDETRHFRLESEFEPAGDQPTAIASLADSLRARGDHQTLLGVTGSGKTFTMASLIAQEQRPAVILAPNKTLAAQLYGEMKAFFPDNAVEYFVSYYDYYQPEAYVPSSDTFIEKDASVNEHIEQMRLSATKAILERRDTIIVASVSSIYGLGDPSAYLKMVLHLTQGEQVDQRRILRRLAQLQYARNDHDFSRGTYRARGDVIDIFPAESEDEAVRVELFDDEVESLAWFDPLTGEVLRRVPRLTIYPKSHYVTPRETVLEAVEKIKVELKERLDELQKAGRLLEAQRLEQRTQFDLEMMKELGYCNGIENYSRYLSGRGPGEPPPCLFDYVPEDAILFIDESHVTVSQVGGMYRGDRARKETLVEYGFRLPSALDNRPLKFEEFDDIAPQRIYVSATPGPYEQKHSTVVAEQVVRPTGLVDPAVEVRPAGTQVDDVLGEIRERSDAGERVLVTTLTKRMSEDLTEYLSENGVRVRYLHSDIDTVERTEIIRDLRLGEFDVLVGINLLREGLDIPEVSLVAILDADKEGFLRAERSLIQTIGRAARNVNGRAILYADVITDSMRRAMDETERRREKQVAHNTEHGITPQGIRKAIADVMERGGASAPDTAEHYAEVAEEAKAYADLTTAQAVKRIKELEQKMHQHARNLEFEEAGKLRDEIKRLQRHALGEPARNTA; encoded by the coding sequence ATGACCGACGAAACACGCCATTTCAGGCTCGAAAGCGAGTTCGAACCGGCTGGAGATCAGCCGACCGCCATTGCCTCGCTGGCTGACAGTTTGCGCGCTCGCGGCGATCATCAGACGTTGCTCGGTGTCACCGGCTCGGGCAAGACTTTCACGATGGCGAGCCTGATCGCCCAGGAGCAGCGCCCCGCCGTCATTCTGGCGCCGAACAAGACGCTGGCCGCGCAGCTGTATGGCGAGATGAAGGCGTTCTTCCCGGACAATGCCGTGGAGTATTTCGTCTCCTATTACGATTACTATCAGCCCGAGGCCTATGTGCCGTCCTCGGACACCTTCATTGAAAAAGACGCCTCGGTGAACGAGCACATCGAGCAGATGCGCCTGTCGGCCACCAAGGCCATCCTGGAGCGCCGTGACACCATCATCGTGGCCTCGGTGTCCTCGATTTACGGTCTCGGTGACCCGAGCGCTTACCTCAAGATGGTCCTGCATCTTACCCAGGGCGAGCAGGTGGATCAGCGCCGCATCCTGCGCCGCCTCGCCCAACTCCAGTACGCCCGTAACGACCATGACTTCTCCCGCGGCACTTACCGCGCCCGGGGCGATGTGATCGACATCTTCCCGGCGGAGTCCGAGGACGAGGCGGTGCGCGTCGAGCTCTTCGATGACGAGGTGGAGAGCCTCGCCTGGTTCGACCCGCTCACCGGCGAGGTGCTGCGGCGGGTGCCACGGCTTACGATCTACCCGAAATCCCATTACGTAACCCCGCGGGAGACGGTCCTGGAGGCCGTGGAGAAGATCAAGGTTGAGCTCAAGGAGCGGCTCGACGAGCTGCAGAAGGCCGGCCGACTCCTCGAAGCACAGCGCTTGGAGCAGCGCACCCAGTTCGATCTCGAGATGATGAAGGAGCTTGGCTACTGCAACGGCATCGAGAACTACTCGCGGTATCTGTCCGGGCGTGGCCCGGGAGAGCCGCCACCGTGCCTGTTCGACTACGTGCCTGAGGATGCCATTCTTTTTATCGACGAATCCCACGTCACCGTCAGTCAGGTGGGCGGGATGTATCGCGGTGACCGCGCGCGAAAGGAGACCCTGGTCGAATACGGCTTTCGCCTGCCCTCAGCGCTCGACAATCGGCCGCTCAAGTTCGAGGAATTTGATGACATCGCGCCGCAGCGGATTTACGTGTCCGCCACCCCGGGGCCTTACGAACAGAAACACTCCACTGTCGTCGCTGAGCAGGTGGTGCGGCCGACCGGGCTCGTGGACCCCGCTGTCGAGGTGCGCCCGGCGGGCACGCAGGTGGATGACGTGCTCGGTGAGATCCGCGAGCGCAGCGATGCCGGCGAGCGGGTTCTGGTCACCACGCTCACCAAGCGGATGTCGGAGGATTTGACGGAGTATCTTTCCGAGAATGGGGTGCGGGTGCGCTACCTCCACTCGGATATCGATACCGTCGAGCGCACGGAGATCATTCGTGACCTGCGCCTGGGCGAATTTGACGTGCTGGTGGGGATTAACCTGTTGCGCGAGGGGCTCGATATCCCCGAAGTCTCACTGGTCGCGATACTGGATGCCGACAAGGAGGGCTTCCTGCGCGCGGAGCGCTCGCTTATCCAGACCATCGGGCGTGCGGCGCGCAACGTCAATGGCCGGGCAATCCTCTATGCCGACGTGATCACCGACTCCATGCGCCGGGCGATGGATGAAACCGAGCGGCGTCGGGAAAAGCAGGTCGCGCACAATACCGAACATGGCATCACGCCTCAGGGTATTCGCAAGGCCATTGCCGATGTCATGGAGCGGGGCGGCGCGAGTGCGCCAGATACCGCCGAGCACTATGCCGAGGTCGCCGAGGAGGCAAAGGCCTACGCCGATCTGACCACGGCTCAAGCGGTCAAGCGGATCAAGGAACTCGAGCAGAAAATGCACCAGCATGCCCGCAACCTCGAGTTCGAGGAGGCAGGCAAGCTGCGTGATGAGATCAAGCGCCTACAGCGGCATGCCTTGGGCGAGCCCGCGCGGAATACAGCCTAG
- a CDS encoding pyridoxal phosphate-dependent aminotransferase, translating to MDIQLAERVQRVKPSPTMAVTARAAEMRAAGHDIIGLGAGEPDFDTPEHISAAAIEAIRAGQTRYTAVDGTPALKKAIQAKFERDNGLHYEANQILVSSGAKQSLYNLFMALLDEGDEVVIPAPYWVSYPDMALLAGATPVVVEADQSQRFKITPDQLDAAITDRTRIVVLNSPSNPTGSAYSRAEFEALGEVLRRYPDVVIASDDIYEEILWTDEGFANIVMACPDLTERTVVVNGVSKGYAMTGWRIGYAAGPAPVIGAMKKIQSQSTSNASSISQAASVAALDGDQSVIGPMVKAFRERHDYVVERLNAMQGVSCIVGDGTFYAYPNVSGAIAALDGVENDTALAEYLIGEANVALVPGTAFGLPGHMRISYATSMENLEKAMDRLEGVFGRV from the coding sequence TTGGATATTCAACTTGCCGAGCGCGTTCAGCGCGTCAAGCCCTCGCCCACCATGGCCGTCACGGCCCGGGCCGCGGAAATGCGCGCCGCCGGTCACGACATCATCGGCCTGGGCGCCGGCGAACCCGACTTCGACACCCCGGAGCATATCAGCGCCGCGGCCATTGAGGCGATTCGTGCGGGCCAGACCCGCTACACCGCCGTTGACGGCACCCCGGCCCTGAAAAAAGCCATTCAGGCCAAGTTCGAGCGGGACAACGGGCTGCACTATGAGGCGAACCAGATCCTTGTCTCCTCCGGGGCCAAGCAGAGTCTCTACAACCTGTTCATGGCCCTGCTCGATGAGGGCGATGAGGTGGTGATCCCCGCGCCGTACTGGGTGTCATATCCGGATATGGCCCTGCTCGCCGGCGCCACACCGGTGGTGGTGGAAGCGGACCAGTCCCAGCGCTTCAAGATCACGCCAGATCAGCTCGATGCAGCGATCACCGATCGCACCCGCATCGTCGTGCTGAACAGCCCCTCGAACCCGACGGGCAGCGCCTACTCCCGCGCCGAGTTCGAGGCCCTCGGCGAGGTGCTTCGACGGTACCCCGATGTTGTGATCGCCAGCGATGACATCTACGAGGAAATCCTCTGGACCGACGAGGGCTTCGCCAACATCGTCATGGCCTGTCCCGATCTCACTGAGCGCACGGTGGTGGTGAATGGCGTCTCCAAGGGCTATGCCATGACGGGCTGGCGTATCGGGTACGCGGCGGGTCCCGCGCCAGTCATCGGCGCCATGAAAAAGATCCAGTCGCAGAGCACATCCAATGCCAGCTCCATCTCGCAGGCGGCATCCGTGGCTGCCCTCGATGGCGATCAGTCGGTCATCGGGCCCATGGTCAAGGCCTTTCGTGAGCGCCACGACTATGTGGTCGAGCGTTTGAATGCCATGCAGGGCGTGAGCTGCATTGTGGGCGATGGCACGTTCTACGCCTATCCGAACGTCAGCGGTGCCATCGCCGCACTGGATGGGGTAGAGAATGACACGGCGCTTGCCGAGTACCTGATTGGTGAGGCGAACGTCGCGTTGGTGCCTGGCACCGCCTTTGGCCTGCCTGGCCACATGCGGATCTCCTATGCCACGAGCATGGAGAACCTTGAAAAGGCCATGGACCGCCTCGAGGGCGTGTTTGGCCGCGTGTAG
- a CDS encoding ABC transporter permease, giving the protein MLKSARDSLHLLAIVAPGALFIVVFLVLPSLYLMGMAFTSTGPSGLPALPFSLQAFRELAGFGFLGWSPGNLYTLLRSVWQTFLATALVILLAYPAAYYIASRPTRWRPLLLLAVVVPSWTNQVIRSVGWMNLFAPGTPISDFAVLIGLTEPRMGLFPSQFAVIVGLVYNFLPFMVLPLYAAFERLDHAQVEAARDLFASPLAVFRHAVFPQTLPGLMAGTVLVAIPAFGMYVVTELLGGGKATMIGNLVARQFADATNWPLGAAGAILMILATVGGLWVLRRLGRRLGGDREVVL; this is encoded by the coding sequence TTGCTGAAATCCGCTCGAGACAGCCTCCATCTGCTGGCTATCGTCGCGCCAGGGGCGCTTTTTATCGTCGTGTTTCTGGTGCTGCCGAGCCTCTATCTCATGGGGATGGCTTTTACGAGCACGGGGCCCTCGGGTCTTCCCGCATTGCCGTTCAGTCTGCAGGCGTTCCGCGAGCTTGCCGGGTTCGGTTTTCTTGGCTGGAGTCCGGGTAACCTCTACACGCTGTTGCGGTCGGTCTGGCAGACATTTCTGGCAACGGCGCTGGTCATCCTGCTGGCTTATCCCGCGGCCTATTACATCGCCTCCCGCCCGACCCGTTGGCGACCGCTGCTGTTGCTGGCCGTCGTGGTGCCGTCCTGGACAAATCAGGTGATCCGCTCAGTTGGGTGGATGAATCTCTTCGCTCCGGGAACACCCATCTCCGATTTTGCGGTGCTGATCGGGCTGACCGAGCCACGGATGGGGCTGTTTCCCTCTCAGTTCGCGGTGATCGTGGGGTTGGTCTATAACTTTCTGCCGTTCATGGTGCTGCCGCTCTATGCCGCGTTTGAGCGGCTTGATCATGCCCAGGTTGAGGCGGCGCGTGATCTGTTCGCCTCACCGCTCGCGGTGTTTCGGCATGCGGTGTTCCCGCAGACCCTGCCCGGATTGATGGCCGGTACCGTTTTGGTGGCCATTCCCGCATTCGGTATGTACGTGGTTACCGAGCTGCTCGGCGGCGGCAAGGCGACGATGATCGGCAACCTCGTCGCGCGGCAGTTCGCCGATGCGACCAACTGGCCCCTGGGCGCGGCCGGCGCCATTCTCATGATCTTGGCGACGGTCGGCGGGCTTTGGGTGCTCCGGCGACTCGGTCGACGGCTCGGCGGCGATCGGGAGGTTGTCCTATGA
- a CDS encoding ABC transporter permease has product MSATLERSLRAFWIVLMVFLYAPLAVVVFFSFNAINSSARFAGFSLRWYERLFSNEAILSALANTAILATTSTVLGVAIGLLLGYGLYRYRHRRLAWLIWLIYLPVIMPDIVFGLSEMTFFVTLDQRFGILSPGLGTMVIAHVTFQVPFVALLVHARLLSLDPQLFEACHDLYASPWQRARFFILPVLTPAIVASLLLALTLSIDDFVISFFTAGPDSTTLPIYIWSAIKKGVTPEVNAIATLMIVGVFLVALSSLVLQRRPDPSDPS; this is encoded by the coding sequence ATGAGCGCGACGCTAGAGCGCAGCCTGCGGGCATTCTGGATTGTGTTGATGGTGTTTCTGTATGCGCCACTGGCCGTCGTGGTGTTTTTTTCATTTAACGCGATCAATTCCTCGGCCCGCTTTGCCGGCTTTTCACTGCGCTGGTACGAACGGCTGTTCAGCAATGAGGCGATCCTTTCAGCGCTGGCAAACACGGCGATCCTGGCCACCACATCGACCGTGCTCGGCGTGGCCATCGGTTTGCTACTGGGTTATGGGCTTTATCGCTATCGGCATCGCCGGCTGGCCTGGCTTATCTGGTTGATTTATCTGCCGGTGATCATGCCGGATATTGTGTTCGGGCTATCGGAGATGACGTTTTTCGTCACCCTGGATCAGCGCTTCGGCATCTTGAGCCCGGGGCTCGGCACCATGGTCATCGCACACGTGACCTTTCAGGTACCGTTTGTTGCCTTGCTGGTGCATGCACGCTTGCTCTCGCTCGACCCACAGCTTTTCGAGGCCTGTCACGACCTGTATGCGAGTCCTTGGCAGCGGGCGCGCTTTTTCATCCTGCCCGTACTGACGCCGGCGATCGTGGCGAGCCTGCTGCTGGCGCTCACGCTGTCGATTGATGATTTTGTGATCAGCTTCTTTACCGCGGGCCCGGATAGCACCACACTCCCGATTTACATTTGGAGTGCGATCAAAAAAGGCGTTACCCCCGAGGTGAATGCCATTGCCACGCTGATGATTGTCGGCGTTTTCCTGGTGGCGTTAAGCAGCCTTGTGTTGCAGCGGCGCCCCGATCCGTCAGATCCATCGTAA
- a CDS encoding ArsR/SmtB family transcription factor produces the protein MAQNKSMELIAQYFRVLGDAQRLRILHCLRSGEHTVGQIAELTGANQSNVSKHLALLRSSGLVGRRQEGNRAWFGITAPFIFELCEIVCDGARERLEHERSQLALID, from the coding sequence ATGGCGCAAAACAAGTCCATGGAGCTGATCGCGCAGTACTTCCGGGTACTTGGCGATGCGCAGCGGCTGCGGATACTGCATTGCCTGCGCTCGGGGGAGCATACGGTGGGGCAAATCGCCGAGTTGACCGGCGCGAATCAGTCGAACGTCTCGAAGCACCTGGCGCTGTTGCGCTCCAGTGGGCTGGTGGGACGCCGCCAGGAGGGCAATCGCGCGTGGTTCGGTATCACCGCGCCGTTTATCTTCGAGCTTTGCGAGATTGTGTGCGACGGGGCTCGCGAGCGCCTCGAACACGAGCGCTCGCAGCTTGCGCTGATCGATTAA
- a CDS encoding ABC transporter substrate-binding protein — protein sequence MTARIACRCFMLLSLLVPLASVSAEDADTLYLFNWSQYMDPSIIEAFEAEHEVEVVENYFNSNGEMFSKLQAGGVSQYDVVVPSNYYVPRLIESDLVQRLDKAQIPNLDNLMETFIDPAYDPGNDYSAAYQWGTTGLVYDRSALGEQPASWSVLFDPDVNPDAPFAVPEDGQVTLGAACAYLGHGYDCTDRDALEEAARLVLDAKARDNFAGFIQGTPVLQQLVRGSVSAGMTFNGDYFYLKEEDPEGFADIEFVIPEEGAEIWVDTMMIPADAPNPELAHAFINFILDAEVGAQLSNWNYYSSPNAAALPLLNEVLQAPPISPTDETMETLAFTPSLMGDELQFLQQIWREVESR from the coding sequence ATGACCGCTCGTATCGCTTGCCGCTGCTTCATGCTCCTCAGCCTGTTGGTGCCATTGGCCTCTGTCTCGGCTGAGGACGCCGATACGCTGTACCTGTTTAATTGGTCGCAGTACATGGACCCTTCCATTATCGAGGCGTTTGAAGCCGAGCATGAGGTTGAAGTGGTAGAGAACTACTTCAACTCGAACGGGGAGATGTTCTCAAAGCTGCAGGCGGGCGGGGTGAGTCAGTACGACGTGGTTGTGCCCTCGAACTACTACGTGCCCCGGTTGATTGAGAGCGACCTGGTTCAGCGCCTGGACAAAGCGCAGATTCCGAACCTTGATAACTTGATGGAAACGTTTATTGACCCGGCGTATGACCCGGGCAATGACTACTCCGCTGCCTATCAATGGGGCACCACCGGGCTGGTCTATGACCGCAGCGCGCTTGGCGAGCAGCCAGCAAGCTGGTCTGTGCTGTTCGATCCCGATGTTAATCCTGACGCGCCGTTTGCGGTGCCGGAGGATGGCCAGGTCACCCTGGGCGCGGCCTGTGCGTATCTGGGCCACGGTTATGACTGCACTGATCGTGATGCACTGGAGGAGGCAGCTCGACTGGTGCTGGATGCCAAGGCGCGGGATAACTTCGCTGGGTTTATCCAGGGCACGCCCGTGCTCCAGCAGCTTGTACGTGGATCGGTCAGTGCCGGGATGACCTTCAATGGCGACTATTTTTATCTGAAGGAAGAGGATCCCGAGGGGTTTGCCGACATTGAGTTCGTGATCCCGGAAGAGGGGGCGGAGATCTGGGTCGACACCATGATGATTCCGGCCGATGCCCCGAATCCTGAGCTCGCCCACGCCTTCATCAACTTCATCCTGGATGCGGAAGTGGGGGCACAGCTGTCGAACTGGAACTACTACTCGAGCCCGAATGCGGCAGCGTTACCGCTGCTGAATGAAGTGCTCCAGGCGCCGCCGATCTCACCCACTGATGAGACAATGGAGACGCTGGCGTTCACCCCAAGCCTCATGGGCGATGAGCTGCAGTTTCTCCAGCAGATCTGGCGCGAGGTCGAGTCTCGCTAG
- a CDS encoding prepilin peptidase, producing the protein MTLILSACLFGAIVGSFLNVVASRIPARLAYDWAQAPDTPPADSGVRPPGIAWPGSRCPACHHPIRIADNVPILSYLRLKGHCRDCHAAISARYPITELLGAAVTVAVVLQFGVTASAAGLLIFTWWLLALAVIDFETQLLPDSLTLSGLWLGLLLSLTPAALTSPALAILSAAAGYSALWLINAGYGRLRGRDGMGFGDFKLFAMIGAWTGPEGLITTALLASLAALLVALVGLITRRLEAGQAIPFGPYLALGGWLTAMTGGVLPVLG; encoded by the coding sequence ATGACGTTAATTCTAAGCGCATGCCTTTTTGGTGCCATCGTTGGCAGTTTTCTCAACGTGGTGGCTTCCCGGATACCTGCCCGGCTCGCTTATGACTGGGCACAAGCGCCTGACACGCCGCCCGCAGATTCTGGCGTTCGGCCGCCTGGTATTGCCTGGCCCGGGTCGCGTTGTCCTGCATGCCATCACCCGATTCGCATCGCTGACAACGTCCCCATCCTCAGCTACTTGCGCCTGAAAGGGCACTGCCGCGACTGCCATGCTGCCATCAGCGCTCGCTACCCGATCACGGAGTTGCTGGGCGCTGCTGTCACCGTGGCCGTGGTGCTGCAGTTTGGGGTGACGGCAAGCGCCGCTGGCCTACTGATCTTTACGTGGTGGTTACTGGCCCTTGCCGTCATCGACTTCGAAACCCAGCTACTGCCCGACAGCCTGACGCTTTCCGGCCTGTGGCTGGGACTGCTATTGAGCCTCACACCGGCGGCACTGACCTCACCCGCACTCGCTATCCTTAGCGCAGCGGCCGGATATAGCGCCCTGTGGCTGATCAACGCGGGATATGGGCGCTTGCGCGGGCGCGATGGCATGGGTTTCGGTGATTTCAAGCTCTTTGCCATGATCGGCGCGTGGACCGGCCCCGAGGGACTGATCACCACTGCCCTCCTCGCATCACTCGCCGCCCTGCTCGTAGCACTGGTTGGTCTGATCACCCGGCGCCTCGAGGCCGGTCAGGCCATCCCCTTCGGGCCCTACTTAGCTCTTGGGGGATGGCTGACAGCGATGACCGGCGGCGTCCTGCCGGTACTCGGCTAG
- a CDS encoding ABC transporter ATP-binding protein, with protein sequence MTVQSPFAGASTRPETEAQPARAASSIRIEGLSKSFDGAVSALSDITLEINPGEFFTLLGPSGCGKTTLLRLLAGLESPDAGTIYIGDQPMAGVPAHRRSVNTVFQSYALFPHRNVRRNIAFGLQMRGTDAAEIDRRVEAMAALIGIESLLERGVHQLSGGQRQRVALARALVNEPDVLLLDEPLSALDAGLRGRLQVELKRLQDQLGMTFVFVTHDQEEAMVMSDRMAVLDGGEIAQVGTPQAIYEQPSDLFVARFMGHENLLPITHQDDEGIETALGRIEGVFTAGSHLLLRPEALKLHATPQAARPHFEAQVIECLYRGPVTDYRLRCGEAQIAVRCGNEGQRRPGVGETVQVEVAPAGTATLQG encoded by the coding sequence ATGACCGTGCAGAGTCCATTCGCGGGCGCCTCGACCCGGCCCGAAACCGAGGCTCAGCCCGCCCGGGCGGCCTCCTCGATCCGTATTGAGGGACTGAGTAAGTCGTTCGATGGGGCGGTTAGTGCGCTCAGCGACATTACGCTCGAGATCAATCCCGGTGAGTTTTTCACGCTCCTTGGGCCTTCTGGATGTGGAAAGACCACGCTGCTCCGTCTCCTTGCCGGGCTTGAGTCGCCAGATGCGGGCACGATTTATATTGGCGACCAGCCGATGGCCGGCGTTCCGGCGCACCGCCGCAGCGTCAACACGGTTTTCCAGTCTTATGCGCTTTTCCCCCATCGGAATGTTCGGCGCAACATTGCGTTTGGCCTGCAGATGCGTGGCACGGATGCTGCAGAGATCGATCGTCGCGTCGAGGCCATGGCCGCTTTAATCGGCATTGAATCCTTACTCGAGCGCGGTGTGCATCAACTCTCCGGGGGGCAGCGTCAGCGGGTGGCTCTCGCCCGTGCACTGGTTAACGAACCTGATGTCCTGCTGCTTGATGAACCGCTATCGGCCTTGGATGCGGGGCTGCGCGGCCGCCTGCAGGTCGAACTCAAACGCCTGCAGGATCAACTCGGTATGACCTTCGTGTTCGTGACCCACGATCAGGAAGAGGCGATGGTCATGAGTGATCGCATGGCCGTCCTCGATGGTGGCGAAATTGCCCAGGTGGGAACGCCACAGGCGATTTATGAGCAACCCAGTGACCTCTTTGTCGCCCGTTTCATGGGCCATGAAAACCTCCTGCCGATTACCCACCAAGACGATGAGGGGATCGAGACCGCCCTAGGGCGGATTGAGGGTGTTTTCACCGCGGGAAGCCACCTCCTGTTGCGGCCTGAGGCCCTGAAACTGCACGCGACTCCGCAGGCAGCGCGTCCGCATTTTGAGGCGCAAGTCATCGAGTGCCTTTACCGTGGACCGGTGACCGACTATCGGTTGCGTTGCGGAGAGGCCCAAATCGCCGTGCGCTGCGGTAACGAAGGTCAACGGCGGCCCGGCGTGGGTGAAACCGTTCAGGTGGAGGTTGCCCCGGCGGGCACCGCCACTTTGCAGGGCTGA